A single window of Jaculus jaculus isolate mJacJac1 chromosome 14, mJacJac1.mat.Y.cur, whole genome shotgun sequence DNA harbors:
- the LOC101593969 gene encoding vomeronasal type-1 receptor 3-like: MSIIFASQTGVGILGNILLLSCHVFMSHTGQRLKNIDFILSNLTLANCLVLLSKGIPRTMLSLGMKNFLDDCGCKLVFYLHRVARGVSLGATCILSCFQAIKISPSSPQWMKVKATPVKYTRFSITFCWTFHVLVNSIVINNIKGPRDSNNHTNLKDFGYCSGAIYEKNISTLYIAIFSSIDMMSLGCMVSSSGFMMFILYKHKQTVLYIHKKACPPKSSAETRATQSILILVSTFCCFYLLSSFFALYMDQFDKPSPWLVDTSALMAASFPCLCPFVLISRDPRVSRLCFTCCVMINHFCKELRAL, encoded by the coding sequence ATGAGCATCATCTTTGCTTCACAGACAGGAGTGGGAATTCTGGGTAACATTTTGCTCCTTTCTTGTCACGTCTTCATGTCACACACAGGACAAAGGTTAAAGAACATTGATTTTATTCTCAGTAACCTAACTTTAGCCAACTGTTTGGTTCTCCTTTCTAAAGGAATTCCTCGAACAATGTTATCTTTGGGAATGAAAAATTTTCTAGATGATTGTGGATGCAAACTAGTTTTCTACCTTCACAGAGTGGCCAGAGGAGTGTCTCTTGGGGCTACCTGCATCCTGAGTTGCTTCCAGGCCATCAAGATCAGCCCTAGCAGCCCTCAGTGGATGAAGGTCAAGGCCACACCTGTCAAGTACACGAGATTTTCCATTACCTTCTGCTGGACCTTTCATGTGCTGGTAAACAGTAttgttattaataatattaaaggTCCAAGAGATAGTAACAATCACACAAACCTAAAGGACTTTGGGTACTGTTCTGGTgcaatttatgaaaaaaatatatctacatTGTATATAGCAATATTTTCATCCATTGATATGATGTCTTTGGGGTGTATGGTTAGTTCTAGTGGCTTCATGATGTTCATATTGTACAAACATAAGCAGACTGTCCTATACATTCACAAGAAAGCATGTCCACCAAAATCCTCTGCTGAGACTCGAGCCACCCAGAGCATCCTCATTCTTGTAAGcacattttgctgtttttactTACTATCTTCATTTTTTGCCCTTTACATGGATCAATTTGATAAACCCAGTCCCTGGCTGGTGGACACCAGCGCTCTTATGGCTGCAAGCTTCCCTTGTCTTTGCCCCTTTGTGCTCATCAGCAGAgaccccagggtctccaggctgTGTTTTACTTGCTGTGTAATGATTAACCATTTCTGTAAAGAGCTCAGAGCACTGTGA